GCTCTGCGACGCGGTGCTGCGCCGGCGTGCTGATCGGTGTCGCGGCGCTGCCACTGACCGGGTGCGGCGCGACCGTCAAGCCCGACGGGGCCGCCAGATCGGTCGTCGATGTCGTCTCGCGGCAAACCGGATTCACGCCGAATGACGTGCACTGCCCATCGGGGGTCAAGGCCACCGTCGGCGGTCAATTCGATTGCGGCTTCACCGGTCCGGAGGGGCCGTACGTCGCGCACATGCGGATCACCAAGGTCGACGGCGACAACGTCGAGTTTGACGTCAAGACCGCGCCGCGCGCGCCGTAGCCGCTGGAGGGTACCGTGCACAACGCTTGGGACACAGTCGGGTTCGTTGCGTTGATCGTGCTGGGGATCGCCGCGGTCCAGGCCGTGATCTGGATACCGATCATCGTCTGGTGGCGTCGCAAGTCGCGCGTGGCCCGGGTGAGGCTCGAGGCGGCCCTCGAGTCAGAGACGCCAGTTCGCCCGCCGGAGAAGGGGGTGTACCGGGGGGCGACCGCGCCCGGTTATCCCGTCGTCAACAACAACGGGACCATCGCGCTCAGTGCGCGGCGACTGATCTTCATCACCCTGACCGGCAAGCTGATTGACGTGCCGGTGGCGCAGATCGTCGGGGTCCGCGAAGACAAAGTGTTCAAAGCGTCTGTGCGCGGGGGCCGTTCGCACCTG
The sequence above is a segment of the Candidatus Mycobacterium wuenschmannii genome. Coding sequences within it:
- a CDS encoding DUF4333 domain-containing protein, whose protein sequence is MKTLGSATRCCAGVLIGVAALPLTGCGATVKPDGAARSVVDVVSRQTGFTPNDVHCPSGVKATVGGQFDCGFTGPEGPYVAHMRITKVDGDNVEFDVKTAPRAP